A stretch of DNA from Anaerolineae bacterium:
TACGTGGTTTGTCATGTACCGGACGCGCTGGGGGCTGGCGTTGCGTGCGGTCGGGGAGCGCCCGGCGGCGGCCTTCGCCCGCGGCACGAACGTGACGCGCACGCGCTACCTGTACACGGCCATCGGCGGGGCACTGGTGGGTGTGGCCGGGGCCAGCTATTCCCTGGCGATCAAGGCTGGCTGGGCTAACCCGGCGGTGATGCGCGGCGACGGCTGGATCGCCCTGGCGATCGTGATCTTTGGCGGCTGGCACCCGCTGCGTGTCGCCTTCGGCGCATACCTGTTCACCGGCCTGCGTGCGCTGGCCAGCACCATCCAGCAGACGACCGAATTCCCGCTGGTGCTGGTCAATGCGGTGCCCTGGGTGCTGATGATCCTGACTCTGTTGCTGGTCTCCAGCGGTCTGGTGGACCGGCTGATGCTACTCTCACCGCCCTGGGCGCAACGGTTGTTGCGCAACTTCCTGCGCTCGGCCCCGCCGGTGGCGCTGGGCACGCAGTTCACACGGGAGTGATTCAACGGAGCCGCATTTGTTCAGCGGGGCTGGCAGAATCACCGGGCGGCGGTCAGGTTGGCTGCTGGCCGCTGCTCTTGTTATGGGGGCGCGGATCGGGCTATAATGATTTGTACATTTGTTCTGATCGTGCGGGGAGAGGTGTGGGTGGCATGTTGACCCTGGAGGGCAACTGGATCGCCGCCGAGCGCGATCACCGCTATCGGCGCACACCGGAGCGCCGGGTAAGGAGCATCGACGACGCTGAGGTATTCATCAACGAGGTCGGCTTTGCGTTCCTGTGGCCGATCAAGGGGGTGGAGGCGCCCAATCTGTTTCAGGCGATCGCCGGGCGGGAGCGCGATGTGCCGATGGCCCACGACGATCCGGACAACAACCTGTGCTGGGGCTGGAAGGATCAATCGCTGGGCGGACGGCGCTGGTACTATGCCAAGTTGTTGCGCCGCAAGGCCACGCTGATCGCCCCGCGCCTGTAGGCGGCCTTCTACGCGCTGACCCGCAACTACGGCGACCTGCACGACTACCTGGAGCAGGTGCGCGACGGCGTGATGACCCACGAGGCCCGTCTGATCTACGAAGCGTTGCTTGACCTGGGGCCGCTGGGGACGGTGGCGCTGCGCAAGGCAACTGGCATGGCCGCCGAGGCCAACAAGACGCGATTCGAGCGCGGGCTGGTGGAGCTACAGATCGATATGAAAGTGCTGCCGGTTGGCGTGGCGGAGGAAGGCGCGTGGCGCTATAGCTTTATCTACGATATCCCCATGCGCCGCTACCCGGAGCTGCCGCTGCAGGCCCGCCAGATCGGGAGCGCGGAGGCGTGGCGGCTGCTGGTCGGCGCATATGTCGACGCCGTGATTGCTGCCACGACCCGCCAGATCGCCCAGATCTTCCACATTTTTGAGCCGACCACCCGCGAACTGGAGCGCGCGCTAGACGCTCTGGCGGCCGCCGGGCGGATTGAGCCGGTCCGCCTGCCCGGTGGGAAGGCAAGCACTCCAACCGGTTGGGTCTCCACTGCCGCGATCAGGGTTAGCTAACGCCCGGCTGTCGTGCTCGTTGTTGCGGGCTATTCGTCGAACAGCGCGCCGACGCTGCGACCCTCATGGGCGCGGATGATCACCTCCGCCAGCAGTGGCGCGACCGAAAGCACAGTCATGTTGGGCAGCCGCTTTTCCTCCGGGATGTGCACCGTGTTGGTGGTGATGATTTCCTTCAGTTCCAGCTGGCGCAGACGTTCCACGGCCGGGCCGCTGAGGATGGCGTGGGTGAAGGCGAGGTAAATGTCCTTGGCGCCATGCTTGCGCAGGACTTCCACGGCATTGACCACGCTGCTGCCGGTATTGACCTCATCATCCACCAGGACGACGTTGCGGTCGCTCACATCGCCGATTAGCGCCAGAAGCTGGGGTTTTTCCTTGTTGTCCGAACGACGCTTTTCCACGAAGGCCAGCGGGCAGTTGAGGCGGTTGGCGTAATCGCGGGCGCGCTTGGCAAAACCCAGGTCAGTCGTGCTGACGGCGACGTTGGGGATATGGCGGTCGAGCAGGTAGTCGCTGAGCAGGAAGAACGCCGTAAGCACGTCGCCGGGGATCTTAAAGAAGCCCTGAATCTGGCCAGAGTGCAGATCGATGGTGATGTAGCGATCTGCCCCGGCGGTTTCGATCAGATCGGCGATCAGGCGGGCGGTAATCGGGACACGTGGCTGATCTTTCTTGTCGGAACGGGCGTAGGTCAGGTAGGGAATAACCACGGTGATCCGGCCAGCCGAGTCGCGCTTGAACGTGTCGATCATGATCAGCATTTCCATGATATTGTCGCTGACTGGCGTGCTCATCGACTGTACCAGGTAGACATCCTGGCCGCGGACGCTTTCCTCCAGCTTGACGAAGATGTTCTCGTTGGAGAACATGGTGCGGGTGTAGTTGCCCGGCTCCAGGCTAAGGTATTCGCAGATTTCGCGGCCCAGTTCCTGGCTGGCCGATCCACAGAATAGCTTGATTTCGCCGTAGAGGTTGCTCTCGTGACGCGGTTGATACTTACGATAGAACTTGGTTCCGGGGACTTTTTGCGCCCTGCCAATCATCGGATTCGCTGCTCCTCCACCATGTGAGAGAAGGTGTCATCGGTTTCTGAGTAAATAGTCAACGGCGCTGGCCGGGTCCAGTTCACGCCTGACCAGGCGTGCAATCAGGGACTGCAGGCCGCCGGGATCGATCTGCTGCAACAGTCTGTCCAGTAAAGCGTCGCGCAGGCGGCTGGCTAGCTCTGCTTCCAGCCGGGTTCGTTCCCGGTCGGCCAGCTGGCCGCTGCGTTGCAGGTGGTCGCGGTGCCGGTCAATAGCAGCGGCCAGTTCGGCTACGCCGGTGCCGTCTGTAGCAATGGTCTGGATGATCGGAGGCCGCCAGCCGTCCGGTTGCCCATTGTCTGACGGCGTCACAGCGGGCAATAGCTGACCATGATGCCAGCGCCGGGGCGGGCGCTCCGCCCCCAGGTCGAGCATCGTCTGCAGGATGCGCACCGTGTTCAGGGCGTCGGGGCGATCGGACTTGTTGACGACGAGGATATCGGCGATCTCCAGGATGCCAGCTTTGATCGCCTGGATGTCGTCCCCCAGGCCAGGCGCCTCCACGACCAGGGTAGTTTGCGCCTCGTAGGCGATGTCGACTTCGCTCTGGCCAGCGCCGACTGTCTCAATGAGAATGATGTCAAAGCCGGCAGCGTCCAGCGCCCGGATGGCATCCGCGGTGGCGCGGGCCAGCCCGCCCAGACTGCCGCGAGTGGCCATACTGCGAATGAAGATACCAGGGTCCCCGGCCAGGTCAACCATCCGGATACGGTCGCCCAGGATCGCACCGCCGGAAAACGGGCTGGTGGGATCGACGGCGATGATGCCGACCGTCTGGCCGCGAGCGCGGTAGAACCGGGCCAGGGCGCTGACCAGCGAGCTTTTGCCCGTGCCGGGTGCGCCGGTCACGCCGATCAGCGCCGCCCGCCCGGTGTGGGAGTACAGCGCGGCCAGCGCCTCCTGCGCCTGCGGGGTTTCGTCCTCTATGGCGGAGAGAAGTCGGGCCAGCGCCCGCCGGTTGCCCGCCAGAAGCTCGGAGACCAGGGTGGTCATGGCCGCTCCGCAGGGGCCTGCATGAAACGCTCGATGTCAGCGATGATGGTGGCCATACTCGCACCGGGGCCGTAGATTCCGGCGACACCGGCGGCCCGCAGCGCAATGCTATCTTCTTCCGGGATGATCCCGCCCACGATGACCTTCACGTCTTCCAGACCGGCCGAGCGCAGCAATTCCAGGATGCGCGGCACCAGCACCATGTGCGCGCCGCTGAGGATGCTCAGGCCGACAACATCCACATCTTCCTGCAGGGCAGCCTCGACGATCATCTCCGGTGTCTGGCGCAGGCCGGTATAGATGACTTCCATCCCGGCGTCGCGCAGGGCGCGGGCAATGACCTTGGCCCCGCGATCGTGGCCGTCCAGGCCCGGCTTGGCGATCAGCACGCGGATCTTGCGGCTGGGCATAGCAGTTGCACCCCCGGTCATGACCAAATAAAAAAGCGGCTACCCGTAGCCCCGCTAGTCGGGTCTGAACCACGCAACAAATACAAAAACCAGAGCATTTTCCCGGTCACCGGGGCAGTACTTTCCTGCAGGTGATAGCCTGGCATTCAATCCGTACCTATTATAGCGGGTTTCAGGGCTGCTTGGAACCCGCCGCATTCTCTCAAGGCAAATGCGACTCAGCGAAACGAGCGGGCGTGAGCATGCCGAGTGAGAGATGGGGGCGCCGGTGGTGATAGTAGTCGAGAAAAGCATCGGCATACTGCTGGGCCAGCTCCAATTCATCGCCCCGGAACTTGAGAGCGCCAAACTCCTCACGGCGCAGCGTGCCGTTGAAGGCTTCAATGAAAGCCTGTTCGTTCTTCTTGTAAGCCCGCGCGATACGATGCTGATCCGCCCAGCGATGCATGCCCTCAGCGCACTCGGCTTTGAATTCTGACCCGCCATCGGTTTGCAGGAGGGACACGCGCCCGAATACCGCCATCAACTGCTCCAGGGCAACCCGGCCATCGGCGGCCTGTAAGGAGGGGCGCATGACAATCGCCGCTTCGCGGGTGAAGGTGTCAATCGCCGTGTAGGCGTACACCTCCCCCAGGTTGACGGTATCGACCTGCACCACCTGGCGCGGTCCGGTGGCACGCTGCACCGGCGCACCCTCGGGCTGGCGGTGATGCTTGCGTAAGACCAGATGGCGCTTGAGAATGCGATAGACCGTGCTGCGGCTGAGGTCAATGCCTTCCTGCGCCAGCACGTACACGACCTTCTCCCCGCAGCAGTCGCGATACTCCCGCCGGATACTCAATACCCGCTGCACCACATAGCCCGGCGTCTTGCGACTCGGCGTCCTTTCTTCGCCTGCTTGAAATAGGCCACATAGCCCCGAATGCCCCGCATCCGAATGCCTTTGAGCCAGCGATAGATCGTCGCCCGATGCTTCCCCAGCTGCTCAGCAATCTCATCCACCCTGTGCCCGACTCTCTTCAATTCCCATGCCACTTGAATCTGTGTTATAGTGTCCATCGTGCGGCTCCTGTGATTGGGTTGTTTGTCTCGCAACCACAACAACTTTATCACGGAGTCGCATTTCTATTGAGAATACTGCGCCCGCAGTAGCGCGGCAATGCAGGCGGTGAGCGCAAGGCGCAGATAGCGGGGAAGAGGTCGTCCGCTGGTGGAGAGACGAGGGTGATACCCCTCAGCGGTTCCCCTGCCCTCTCCTATAGCGTTTGCCGCCTGGGTTGCTGACCGGCCTTGCCCGTACGTTAAGGCTGGTCCGATAGCCGGTCGCAGCGGGGCTGTGCTAAAATGAGGCCGGATTGACCGGTGGCCTGCCATCCGGAGCTGTGGTGCGCATGATTGATAGGGGTTGACGGAGCTTGTCCACACTGATGCAGACGACAGGAGCGATCACAGGACGACGAGTAAGAGTCACCGCCGGTCGTGCGCTGGCGCTGGTGATGCTGGCTGGCACGGCGGCGCTGTTGATCGTCTACGCTGTGCTGGCGGTGAACTGGCAGCGTAGCCCCTACCTGGGTGTGTTGCTGGCCCCGGACGGGACAGTCGCGCCGGCCTATTCGCTGGCCCAGGTGCCTGCGCCGGCGGAAGCGGCCAGCCTGCGAATCGGCGACCGGGTCATAGCCATAGCGGATCAGACCCTGCTGCCGGATCACCGCAGCGTTCGCGACTGCTTGAGCGCTGCGCTGGCCGGTCATCAGCCCGGCGACGCCATTCCGCTGGTCTTCGAACGCCCGGTTACCATGGATGAGCCGATCCCGGCGGGTTGCACCGGCAACAGCGGCGTTCTCCGCTGCACTGTGGCCGTGACGTTGACGGTGTACCCGGCGGTTGATTTCGTCGTCCAGTTCGGATTGAGCTGGCTGGTGGGGCTGGCGGCCCTGGGCACGGCTGCTGTAGTGGTGGCACGGGGATGGGGGCGTGAGGCGGCCCGTCTGGTGGCACTCATGCTCATGGTACTGGCGGTTGTTTCAGCCGGGGTCTTTGACCTGCAGACGGCGCGCCAGCTTAGCCCGCAGGTTACACCGCTGGTGCTGACCCTGCTTGGCGGAGTGCTGCTGGGGCTGGCGCTGAATTTTCCGGCCCGGCTGTCCATCGTGCGCCGCCGTCCAGCGGTGCAGATCATCCCGGTGCTGGCGACGCTGGTCGTGGCGCTGGTCCTGTTCGCTTTGCCGGAGGGCGATCTGGGCGGGCGACTGGCGACCGGCGCTGGCTGGGCGGTGGCTGGTGTAGTCGGCTTGGCGGGGACGCAATGGTGGCGGATGCGGCGGGCCATCTCCCCGACGCTGCGCAGCCAGAGCGCGCTGGTGTTGCTCAGCCTGTTGCTGGCTCTGGTTCCAGTCCTGGTATGGGCGCTCAGTGTCGGGCTGCGGTTGAG
This window harbors:
- a CDS encoding ABC transporter permease: MDSELARVLGSVVANATPLVIASLGETITERVGVINLSLDGSLQLAAMVAFVAAYASGNAMLGLAAGLIAGLLVALLILFSNIALRQDQVAVGFVLTLLAADLAQFLGQNYTRIPGPTFPTIPIPLLRDIPFLGTVFFNHNALVYFSFILLFTTWFVMYRTRWGLALRAVGERPAAAFARGTNVTRTRYLYTAIGGALVGVAGASYSLAIKAGWANPAVMRGDGWIALAIVIFGGWHPLRVAFGAYLFTGLRALASTIQQTTEFPLVLVNAVPWVLMILTLLLVSSGLVDRLMLLSPPWAQRLLRNFLRSAPPVALGTQFTRE
- a CDS encoding ribose-phosphate pyrophosphokinase, with protein sequence MIGRAQKVPGTKFYRKYQPRHESNLYGEIKLFCGSASQELGREICEYLSLEPGNYTRTMFSNENIFVKLEESVRGQDVYLVQSMSTPVSDNIMEMLIMIDTFKRDSAGRITVVIPYLTYARSDKKDQPRVPITARLIADLIETAGADRYITIDLHSGQIQGFFKIPGDVLTAFFLLSDYLLDRHIPNVAVSTTDLGFAKRARDYANRLNCPLAFVEKRRSDNKEKPQLLALIGDVSDRNVVLVDDEVNTGSSVVNAVEVLRKHGAKDIYLAFTHAILSGPAVERLRQLELKEIITTNTVHIPEEKRLPNMTVLSVAPLLAEVIIRAHEGRSVGALFDE
- the meaB gene encoding methylmalonyl Co-A mutase-associated GTPase MeaB; protein product: MTTLVSELLAGNRRALARLLSAIEDETPQAQEALAALYSHTGRAALIGVTGAPGTGKSSLVSALARFYRARGQTVGIIAVDPTSPFSGGAILGDRIRMVDLAGDPGIFIRSMATRGSLGGLARATADAIRALDAAGFDIILIETVGAGQSEVDIAYEAQTTLVVEAPGLGDDIQAIKAGILEIADILVVNKSDRPDALNTVRILQTMLDLGAERPPRRWHHGQLLPAVTPSDNGQPDGWRPPIIQTIATDGTGVAELAAAIDRHRDHLQRSGQLADRERTRLEAELASRLRDALLDRLLQQIDPGGLQSLIARLVRRELDPASAVDYLLRNR
- a CDS encoding cobalamin B12-binding domain-containing protein; the encoded protein is MPSRKIRVLIAKPGLDGHDRGAKVIARALRDAGMEVIYTGLRQTPEMIVEAALQEDVDVVGLSILSGAHMVLVPRILELLRSAGLEDVKVIVGGIIPEEDSIALRAAGVAGIYGPGASMATIIADIERFMQAPAERP
- a CDS encoding transposase, yielding MSIRREYRDCCGEKVVYVLAQEGIDLSRSTVYRILKRHLVLRKHHRQPEGAPVQRATGPRQVVQVDTVNLGEVYAYTAIDTFTREAAIVMRPSLQAADGRVALEQLMAVFGRVSLLQTDGGSEFKAECAEGMHRWADQHRIARAYKKNEQAFIEAFNGTLRREEFGALKFRGDELELAQQYADAFLDYYHHRRPHLSLGMLTPARFAESHLP
- a CDS encoding helix-turn-helix domain-containing protein yields the protein MDTITQIQVAWELKRVGHRVDEIAEQLGKHRATIYRWLKGIRMRGIRGYVAYFKQAKKGRRVARRRAMWCSGY